One window from the genome of Kluyveromyces marxianus DMKU3-1042 DNA, complete genome, chromosome 3 encodes:
- the ARL8A gene encoding uncharacterized protein (cd04159, Arl10-like subfamily), with the protein MPAEEQSAQSIIAHMNKDHKLALEDFLYVYGKVPITEEISNVRMQEFALDHMTITFEHSAIEFDVEKYIPIDPPLKDFSEARSRLVPMAKEAAAKRGFSHIRINEISKPRTILEHLIIVLVLLPFVAYVHRGILEFLPLPQSVLDFIGKDVVLSYESAELGMDCFYHLWNKLREWFQYLGTQRRLSIAVIGLQNSGKTTFTNLLVGQEFETDTIPTLGINIRETRLPNHTQLRIYDLAGQTRFQKLWERCFQEADLLVYMLDLSDLTNWESAKAKLHDVIITTNIDHIPILVLGNKVDLLPKFQPDVQLEDTRNGTNSNSNSGAGTGVNISSTSATVFSNPSTAATTKKRRKSRSVEQSTRQQTWKYVSPLLHNYEFEDIPKYDLNTENQHVLSKIEILSKELGIDLKHGLLHLPHDAKVKLNRDIALFSISCKDKTLLDPVIEWILEL; encoded by the exons ATGCCGGCTGAAGAACAATCTGCCCAGAGCATCATTGCTCACATGAACAAGGACCATAAATTGGCCTTGGAGGACTTTTTGTATGTCTATGGGAAGGTGCCCATCACAGAAGAGATCAGCAATGTTAGAATGCAAGAGTTTGCGCTGGACCACATGACGATTACGTTCGAACACTCTGCTATCGAGTTTGATGTGGAGAAGTATATCCCCATTGACCCTCCATTAAAGGACTTTTCAGAGGCCAGATCGAGGTTGGTGCCGATGGCTAAGGAAGCAGCTGCTAAGAGAGGGTTTTCTCACATTAGGATCAACGAGATTTCAAAACCTCGCACCATCTTGGAACACTTGATTATAGTGCTCGTTCTTCTCCCATTTGTAGCATACGTGCATAGGGGAATCTTGGAGTTCTTGCCATTGCCACAATCCGTGCTGGATTTCATAGGCAAGGACGTGGTCCTG TCGTACGAATCTGCTGAACTGGGAATGGACTGTTTCTATCACTTGTGGAACAAGTTACGAGAATGGTTCCAATATCTGGGCACCCAAAGAAGGCTCAGTATCGCTGTTATTGGACTACAGAATTCGGGTAAAACTACATTCACTAACCTTTTGGTAGGGCAGGAGTTTGAAACCGACACCATACCAACGCTAGGTATCAACATCAGAGAAACCAGACTGCCGAACCACACGCAGCTACGAATCTACGATTTGGCGGGCCAGACGCGATTCCAGAAGCTCTGGGAGCGGTGTTTCCAAGAGGCAGACCTTTTGGTGTATATGCTAGACTTATCAGATTTGACGAATTGGGAATCCGCTAAGGCTAAATTGCACGATGTTATAATCACCACGAACATAGACCATATCCCAATACTGGTATTGGGAAATAAAGTGGACCTACTCCCGAAGTTCCAGCCGGATGTGCAATTGGAAGACACACGAAACGGCACGAATTCCAATTCAAACTCAGGCGCTGGCACTGGCGTGAATATTTCTAGTACTAGTGCCACAGTTTTCTCCAATCCATCCACCGCAGCCACCACCAAAAAGAGACGCAAGTCCCGCTCCGTTGAACAGTCTACCAGACAACAGACTTGGAAATATGTATCACCACTACTACACAACTACGAATTCGAAGACATCCCAAAATATGACTTGAACACGGAAAATCAACACGTATTGAGCAAAATAGAAATATTGTCCAAGGAACTCGGCATAGACTTGAAGCATGGGTTGCTCCATTTGCCCCACGATGCCAAGGTTAAGCTAAACAGAGACATCGCCCTCTTCTCCATCAGTTGCAAAGACAAAACCTTGCTTGATCCCGTCATTGAGTGGATACTTGAGCTCTaa
- the JIP4 gene encoding Jip4p has product MIEPVDPLYYRKVQFCLDGDGTGCDDKSGGSANSLVTLNGEKLVPTVSWDTVPIEGSGADDEVDDYMSYEPLNLDSSMDYLYSGETELDYMKNPARSKNYLSQAPTSRVRGSSPVRLGFGVASSAQQLDVGVRDTAAKIMIGPGGEIRRRDYPSRPILVSNALIKSQYHKDWKKKWRKQVETVEYRIGKAQSEYFKYPEILFPEQKVDLTDAPVVNENGEVIEKRKRANLRRQLRVIRTPTGIAKTPRTVLVHISGRRHTWVALDWAINQLANDTDYIVILANIPERMTSDRHRSLSRSRSRSASRSRSRSRSRMRSLSRNRDIRAGTGDDVIYDDYDPSDDIWCDGYTVGEVNALLQRLIDYCTIIMGDRKVKLTIEIVVGSTSKVLINSLNAYAPDFFVIGTPVDRDGSNNIVIHRCRHLSPVVMQNFPIPLFVVAARKMGWFELRLQREILLKQKQIQSSRVVPNINTSTNIDKLDGTSRQTDSSDEDEADNISHLSLDDMEKTVNTIKQLRRRYRSLLEKKMGLLDVDSTLSTKQRHFEKIDSTINATLNFNKELESLGDAEYVMQIRKTWTGGIRPRITKKKSMLDVSDVPRKKPSNVNPSTAPAINIAKVTKLSQQGDKKKDLTPSSVSSRPSNANPAAIKFAHSVKPKDGMSAIQRIKTVEANNSELSPLERDLSSISLVPVRSHQPKSESDSTLRKVMSTTSLDKKERKRSRLFTFLFGGNQNSSSVSDSNSDLSPSLSFTSSRRGSMSSQSSGESKKKRGLYLFKKLDHI; this is encoded by the coding sequence ATGATTGAACCTGTGGACCCGCTGTACTACCGTAAGGTTCAATTTTGTTTGGATGGCGATGGGACAGGCTGTGATGATAAGAGTGGAGGTTCTGCGAACTCTCTTGTGACGTTAAATGGAGAGAAACTCGTTCCAACGGTTTCATGGGACACTGTGCCTATTGAAGGCAGTGGAGCGGATGACGAAGTGGATGATTATATGTCTTACGAACCTCTGAATCTGGATAGCTCTATGGACTATTTGTACTCTGGGGAAACTGAATTGGATTACATGAAGAATCCTGCACGGTCTAAAAATTATTTGAGCCAGGCTCCCACTAGTAGGGTGCGTGGGTCTTCACCGGTGCGACTGGGCTTTGGGGTTGCCTCCTCTGCTCAGCAGTTGGATGTTGGCGTACGCGATACTGCGGCAAAGATTATGATTGGGCCCGGTGGGGAAATCAGAAGAAGGGACTACCCTAGTAGGCCCATCTTGGTGAGTAATGCATTGATCAAGAGCCAATACCATAAGGActggaaaaagaaatggcGGAAACAAGTAGAAACAGTGGAGTACAGGATAGGTAAAGCTCAGTCAGAATACTTCAAGTACCCAGAAATCCTGTTTCCGGAGCAAAAGGTCGATCTAACAGATGCACCAGTGGTGAACGAAAATGGAGAAGTCAtcgaaaagagaaaaagagcCAACTTAAGGAGACAACTCCGTGTCATTCGAACACCTACTGGTATTGCTAAGACTCCAAGAACGGTCTTGGTGCATATCAGTGGAAGACGGCATACCTGGGTGGCTCTGGACTGGGCAATCAATCAATTGGCTAATGACACAGATTATATCGTTATTCTTGCTAATATCCCAGAACGCATGACATCTGATAGACACAGATCATTATCCAGATCGCGATCAAGGTCGGCTTCCAGATCTCGCTCAAGGTCAAGGTCGAGAATGAGATCACTGTCTCGCAATCGAGACATTCGAGCTGGAACAGGTGATGATGTTATCtatgatgattatgatCCATCAGATGATATATGGTGCGATGGCTACACTGTTGGTGAGGTCAACGCCCTTCTACAAAGATTAATTGATTATTGTACCATTATAATGGGTGACAGGAAGGTGAAACTAACGATTGAAATAGTAGTTGGTAGTACTTCAAAAGTTTTAATCAATTCATTGAACGCTTATGCTCCAGATTTCTTCGTTATTGGTACTCCAGTGGATAGAGATGGATCTAACAACATTGTAATACACAGATGTAGACATTTGAGTCCCGTAGTAATGCAAAATTTCCCAATACCCTTGTTCGTGGTTGCAGCAAGGAAAATGGGCTGGTTCGAATTGAGATTGCAACGGGAGATTTTActtaaacaaaaacaaattcaGTCGTCAAGAGTTGTTCCAAATATTAATACGTCTACAAACATTGATAAACTGGATGGAACATCTAGGCAGACAGATAGcagtgatgaagatgaggcTGATAATATTTCTCACTTATCTCTTGACGATATGGAAAAAACTGTTAACACGATCAAGCAACTAAGGCGTCGATACCGCAGTTTGCTTGAGAAAAAGATGGGTTTACTAGATGTTGACTCAACACTCTCGACAAAGCAAAGGCATTTTGAGAAAATTGACTCTACCATAAACGCTACTTTGAATTTTAATAAAGAACTTGAGTCTTTGGGCGATGCCGAATACGTAATGCAAATAAGGAAAACTTGGACAGGTGGCATCAGACCTAGGATcacaaagaagaagtctaTGTTGGATGTTAGCGATGTACCTCGTAAAAAACCATCGAATGTTAATCCTAGCACAGCACCAGCTATCAATATAGCGAAGGTCACTAAACTGAGTCAACAAGGggataaaaagaaagactTAACTCCATCATCTGTTTCTTCTCGACCCTCAAATGCCAATCCCGCTGCCATAAAATTCGCCCATTCAGTCAAACCAAAGGATGGTATGAGTGCTATACAACGGATTAAAACGGTTGAAGCGAACAATTCTGAACTATCGCCCCTAGAGAGAGATCTGTCGTCAATTTCTTTAGTGCCGGTTCGATCCCACCAGCCAAAATCTGAATCAGATTCAACATTAAGAAAAGTTATGAGCACAACTTCTTTGGATAAAAAGGAGCGCAAAAGATCACGATTATTTACATTCTTATTCGGTGGAAATCAGAACAGCTCAAGCGTTTCGGATAGCAATAGTGATTTGAGTCCTTCTCTGAGCTTTACTAGTTCTCGTAGGGGAAGCATGTCAAGTCAATCTTCTGGTgagtcaaagaaaaaaagaggtcTGTACCTCTTCAAGAAACTTGATCACATATAA
- the SNF1 gene encoding AMP-activated serine/threonine-protein kinase catalytic subunit SNF1, with the protein MSYQANQQPAQGQGHHQRHGTAHPQGQHIGKYQIIKTLGEGSFGKVKLAYHISTGQKVALKIINKKVLAKSDMQGRIEREISYLRLLRHPHIIKLYDVIKSKDEIIMVIEYAGNELFDYIVQRDKMPEQEARRFFQQIISAVDYCHRHKIVHRDLKPENLLLDEHLNVKIADFGLSNIMTDGNFLKTSCGSPNYAAPEVISGKLYAGPEVDVWSSGVILYVMLCRRLPFDDESIPVLFKNISNGVYTIPNFLSQGAANLIKKMLIVNPLNRITVHEIMQDEWFKVDLPDYLVPAETPQQETPEQKQVDGVPAGTSNPPAPSEVIDDTLVQMLSKTMGYDTDEIYEALESNEDHPSLDEIRDAYQLIRENRNLINDIKANKQQSNDLDTFLSQSPPSYEHSANKHSMSSKRSRPHSNSKRTQQRTYQYHYGSETQDGDSTIAILPSSLPQIHRANMVAQGSQAAAKISPLSTKKSKTRWHFGIRSRSYPLDVMGEIYIALKNLGAEWAKPSEEDLWTIRVRWKYNVDMPDDEMKNKCIPDLMKMVIQLFQIETNNYLVDFKFDGWESSNGVAYTSRNDDEMSTFSAYPFLHLATRLIMELAVNSQGN; encoded by the coding sequence ATGTCGTATCAAGCGAACCAACAGCCGGCACAGGGACAGGGCCACCACCAGCGCCATGGGACCGCTCACCCACAAGGACAACATATAGGGAAGTACCAGATCATAAAGACCCTGGGAGAGGGCTCGTTCGGTAAGGTGAAACTGGCGTACCATATATCGACTGGACAGAAAGTGGCTCTTAAGATCATTAACAAGAAGGTTTTGGCCAAGAGCGACATGCAAGGACGGATCGAAAGAGAGATCTCGTATTTGAGATTACTCAGACACCCACATATCATCAAGTTGTACGATGTTATCAAGTCCAAGGACGAGATTATCATGGTTATCGAATACGCAGGTAACGAATTGTTCGACTATATTGTGCAGAGAGACAAGATGCCCGAACAAGAGGCCAGGAGGTTCTTCCAACAGATCATTAGTGCTGTGGACTACTGTCACCGTCACAAGATTGTGCATCGTGACTTGAAACCTGAGAATCTATTGCTAGACGAACACTTGAACGTGAAAATCGCCGATTTTGGTTTATCCAACATAATGACAGATGGTAACTTTTTGAAAACGTCGTGCGGTTCCCCCAACTATGCGGCACCAGAAGTGATCAGTGGTAAACTATATGCAGGTCCAGAAGTTGATGTTTGGTCTTCTGGTGTTATCTTATACGTGATGCTTTGCCGAAGATTACCATTCGACGACGAGAGCATCCCGGTCCTATTCAAGAACATCAGCAACGGTGTATACACGATACCGAATTTTTTGTCGCAAGGAGCAGCCAACTTAATCAAGAAAATGTTGATTGTGAACCCATTGAACAGAATAACGGTCCACGAAATTATGCAAGATGAATGGTTCAAAGTAGATTTACCAGACTATTTAGTCCCCGCGGAAACTCCCCAACAAGAAACCCCAGAACAAAAACAGGTCGATGGTGTGCCTGCAGGTACATCCAATCCACCTGCCCCTTCAGAGGTCATTGACGATACTCTGGTCCAAATGCTTTCGAAAACAATGGGTTACGATACCGACGAGATTTACGAGGCCCTTGAATCAAATGAAGATCATCCTTCACTAGACGAGATTAGAGACGCATACCAGTTGATCAGAGAAAACAGAAACCTTATTAACGATATCAAGGCTAACAAACAGCAATCGAACGATTTAGATACATTCCTATCCCAATCACCCCCATCATATGAACACTCAGCCAATAAACACTCTATGTCGTCCAAGCGCTCTCGTCCACACAGTAACTCCAAAAGAACACAACAGCGTACGTACCAATACCACTACGGAAGTGAGACCCAGGATGGAGACAGTACAATTGCTATATTACCAAGCTCTTTACCTCAGATACATAGAGCCAACATGGTGGCACAAGGATCTCAAGCTGCGGCCAAAATATCTCCTTTGAGCACTAAGAAGTCGAAAACAAGATGGCATTTTGGTATACGATCAAGATCGTATCCATTGGACGTGATGGGAGAGATATACATAGCATTAAAGAACCTAGGTGCAGAGTGGGCCAAGCCTTCCGAAGAAGACCTATGGACCATTAGAGTTCGTTGGAAGTACAACGTCGATATGCCAGACGATGAGATGAAAAACAAATGTATTCCTGATCTTATGAAAATGGTTATTCAGCTCTTCCAGATTGAAACTAACAACTACTTGGttgatttcaaatttgatgGCTGGGAATCCAGTAATGGAGTGGCTTACACGAGCCGTAATGACGATGAAATGAGTACGTTTAGTGCATATCCATTTTTGCACTTGGCAACTAGGCTTATCATGGAGCTAGCGGTAAACAGTCAAGGAAATTGA
- the ARL8A gene encoding uncharacterized protein codes for MPAEEQSAQSIIAHMNKDHKLALEDFLYVYGKVPITEEISNVRMQEFALDHMTITFEHSAIEFDVEKYIPIDPPLKDFSEARSRLVPMAKEAAAKRGFSHIRINEISKPRTILEHLIIVLVLLPFVAYVHRGILEFLPLPQSVLDFIGKDVVLVSVMIGASVCHAAEGYFLLRPKLNYYRVPTDYLVEWYFFCMLEGYGAVRRFDKLAYKRTH; via the coding sequence ATGCCGGCTGAAGAACAATCTGCCCAGAGCATCATTGCTCACATGAACAAGGACCATAAATTGGCCTTGGAGGACTTTTTGTATGTCTATGGGAAGGTGCCCATCACAGAAGAGATCAGCAATGTTAGAATGCAAGAGTTTGCGCTGGACCACATGACGATTACGTTCGAACACTCTGCTATCGAGTTTGATGTGGAGAAGTATATCCCCATTGACCCTCCATTAAAGGACTTTTCAGAGGCCAGATCGAGGTTGGTGCCGATGGCTAAGGAAGCAGCTGCTAAGAGAGGGTTTTCTCACATTAGGATCAACGAGATTTCAAAACCTCGCACCATCTTGGAACACTTGATTATAGTGCTCGTTCTTCTCCCATTTGTAGCATACGTGCATAGGGGAATCTTGGAGTTCTTGCCATTGCCACAATCCGTGCTGGATTTCATAGGCAAGGACGTGGTCCTGGTATCTGTCATGATCGGCGCATCAGTGTGCCACGCAGCTGAAGGCTACTTCTTGCTAAGGCCAAAACTCAATTACTACCGCGTGCCCACCGATTACCTAGTGGAGTGgtacttcttttgtatGCTGGAAGGGTACGGTGCAGTGCGCAGATTCGATAAACTGGCATACAAAAGAACGCATTAG
- the ARA1 gene encoding D-arabinose 1-dehydrogenase (NAD(P)(+)) ARA1 produces MKYTYNPPAMLHPLSTEIYFTFNNGNKVPAFGLGTAAQLNRVSETKQAVKAAVKAGYRHIDTAWAYGVEEYVGEALQELFEEGVVKREDLHITSKVWHTMWDEVDRSLNESLKRLRLDYVDLFLQHWPLCSQKVHDPHFVDQTAKDPVDENGKPLYDERGDWIQTYKDIEKIYLDPNDTRVRAIGVSNFPIEYLERVLNECKVVPVCNQVELHPHLPQRDLCDFCREHNILVTAYSPFGGNDAPLLNAPIIREMCAKYDATSNEILTSYHLRQGTIVIPRSLNPTRIAANKSFIPLSEEDINKLNEFGKQNRKRLINSPTFAVIPSFKEDFIRDQKQS; encoded by the coding sequence ATGAAGTATACATACAATCCACCCGCTATGTTGCATCCATTATCTACCgaaatatattttacttTTAACAATGGGAATAAAGTTCCGGCTTTTGGTTTAGGAACGGCCGCTCAGCTTAACAGAGTTTCTGAGACAAAACAAGCAGTGAAGGCAGCAGTTAAAGCCGGCTATAGACATATAGATACAGCCTGGGCCTATGGTGTAGAAGAATACGTCGGTGAAGCATTGCAAgaactttttgaagaaggtgtaGTGAAGCGCGAAGACTTACATATTACTTCGAAAGTGTGGCATACTATGTGGGATGAAGTCGATAGATCCTTAAatgaatctttgaaaaggttGAGGCTTGATTATGTCGACTTATTCTTGCAACACTGGCCCTTATGTTCACAGAAAGTACACGATCCTCACTTTGTCGATCAAACAGCAAAAGACCCagttgatgaaaatggGAAACCGTTGTACGACGAAAGAGGAGATTGGATTCAGACATACAaggatattgaaaaaatatactTAGACCCAAATGACACCAGAGTTAGGGCTATTGGTGTTAGCAATTTCCCTATCGAGTACTTAGAGAGGGTTTTGAATGAATGTAAAGTTGTTCCTGTTTGTAACCAGGTTGAACTTCACCCACATTTACCCCAGAGAGATTTATGTGACTTCTGCCGTGAGCATAACATTTTAGTCACAGCTTATTCGCCTTTTGGTGGCAATGATGCCCCTTTGTTAAATGCTCCAATCATTAGAGAAATGTGTGCTAAATATGATGCGACCtcaaatgaaatattaACGTCTTATCATTTGAGACAGGGTACAATAGTTATTCCTAGATCTCTAAACCCAACGAGAATTGCAGCTAATAAGTCATTTATTCCTttatcagaagaagatatcaacaaattgaacgaatttggaaaacaaaaccgCAAAAGATTGATTAACTCACCCACTTTTGCGGTCATTCCAAGTTTCAAGGAGGACTTTATAAGAGATCAAAAACAGTCTTAA
- the MSH2 gene encoding mismatch repair ATPase MSH2, protein MSSRPDLKFSDVAEERGFYKRFLQLPQKSANTLRLVDKSEYYIVIGDDALFVADQVYHTSSVLKDCKIDPSTLRQFNVQGPLKYVTMSLQIVGNLLKMALMDLGKKVEVYDKTWKLQRTASPGNIEQVDDLIVGSLETNIVLASLKFNFNGTGATNYCTIAVSFIDNTNYRIGLFDLLDNEVFSNLESCLIQLGIKECLIPDLRDNPTMENDLKKILSVIDRCSCVASFVKASDFNGKDVESDLAKLCGNELSLSVSKFSANALGACNVLLQYLNIMSDETNLGNFEIVEHSLSQFVKLDASAIKALNVFPAGSQNTSATMSVGSSQKCTSLFQLLNKCKTNAGVRLLNEWLKQPLTDIEHINKRHDLVEFFMDQLELRSTLQEECLPSVPDIRRLTKKLNKNGNLEDVLKIYQFAQTIPTITDLLKQTTDELGSEKIQTLVREILLEPLLSNAEPLEKFKELVETTVDLEAYEETNEFMIKVEFNEQLSIIRKQLDQLKGDIRKIHLEAADDLGFDPEKKLKLENHHLHGWCMRLTRNDAKSLRQHKKYIELSTVKAGIFFSTRDLKHIAEETSELQKRYEQQQASLVKEIVSITLSYTPVLEKLSIVIAQLDILCSFAQVSSYAPVPYVRPKMHSMHDPNRKTELIASRHPIVEMQDDVTFICNDVKLVQDESEFIIITGPNMGGKSTYIRQIGVICLMAQIGCFVPCDEATVAVVDAILCRVGAGDSQLKGVSTFMMEMLETASILKNATQNSLVIIDELGRGTSTYDGFGLAWSISEYIATSIKCFALFATHFHELTTLEDKLKNVSNMHVVAHIDDNGAHNSNDITLLYKVEPGSSDQSFGIHVAEVVQFPNKIVNMAKRKAAELEELKSNSDSLKKLKLTSDQIVTGTDALKRSLKKWCDYLKDNQLTERLSDPAVQEECIDKLKTHIDDLSKEEGTSQTFVDWIRETLL, encoded by the coding sequence ATGTCTTCAAGACCGGATCTAAAGTTTTCTGACGTTGCAGAGGAACGTGGGTTCTACAAGAGGTTCTTACAGCTTCCGCAAAAATCAGCAAACACCCTAAGGTTAGTTGACAAATCTGAGTACTACATTGTGATTGGAGATGATGCCTTATTTGTTGCCGACCAGGTATACCATACGTCTTCCGTCTTGAAAGACTGCAAAATTGATCCTAGTACTCTACGTCAATTCAATGTACAAGGGCCTCTAAAGTATGTAACTATGTCTTTACAAATCGTTGGTAACCTCTTAAAGATGGCTCTTATGGATTTAGGGAAGAAAGTGGAAGTATATGATAAGACATGGAAATTACAGAGGACGGCATCACCAGGTAATATTGAACAAGTCGACGATCTTATTGTTGGTTCGTTAGAGACAAACATCGTTTTAGCAAGCCTGAAGTTCAATTTTAATGGCACAGGTGCCACCAATTACTGCACCATTGCTGTTTCCTTTATTGATAATACCAACTATAGGATTGGTTTATTTGATCTACTAGACAACGAGGTGTTTTCAAACTTGGAGAGTTGTTTAATTCAGTTAGGAATTAAGGAGTGTCTTATTCCAGATTTGCGTGATAATCCTACCATGGAAAatgacttgaagaagattttgaGCGTGATTGATAGATGCTCATGTGTTGCATCCTTCGTTAAGGCCAGTGATTTCAACGGGAAAGATGTTGAATCTGATTTGGCAAAGCTTTGTGGAAACGAGTTATCATTGTCTGTGTCTAAGTTTTCAGCAAATGCTCTTGGCGCGTGTAACGTGTTATTACAGTATCTCAATATCATGAGTGATGAAACCAATTTGGGAAACTTTGAAATTGTAGAACACTCTTTATCACAGTTTGTCAAGTTAGATGCCTCCGCGATTAAGGCGTTAAATGTCTTCCCCGCAGGGTCACAAAATACTTCAGCTACGATGAGTGTTGGATCGAGCCAAAAATGCACAAGTCTATTCCAACTATTGAACAAGTGTAAAACAAATGCTGGTGTTAGATTATTGAATGAATGGTTGAAACAACCTTTAACTGATATTGAACATATTAATAAAAGACACGATCTTGTAGAGTTCTTTATGGACCAATTAGAATTAAGGTCAACTttacaagaagaatgtCTACCAAGCGTTCCGGATATCCGTAGGCTAACGAAAAAGCTAAACAAGAATGGAAACTTGGAAGATGTGCTTAAAATATACCAGTTCGCACAAACAATCCCAACTATCACGGATTTATTAAAACAAACTACTGATGAATTAGGTTCAGAAAAGATTCAAACCCTTGTTAGAGAAATATTACTCGAGCCACTGCTATCAAATGCAGAACCCTTagaaaagttcaaagaattgGTAGAAACGACGGTTGATTTAGAGGCCTACGAAGAAACAAACGAGTTCATGATTAAGGTGGAATTTAACGAACAATTATCGATTATTAGAAAACAATTAGATCAACTGAAGGGCGACATCAGAAAAATTCATTTAGAAGCGGCAGATGATCTTGGATTTGATCCTGAAAAGAAACTTAAGTTAGAAAACCACCATTTACATGGGTGGTGTATGAGATTGACCAGAAATGATGCAAAATCGTTACGTCAACAcaagaaatatatagaaCTATCGACCGTGAAGGCGggtatttttttctcaacTAGAGACTTAAAACATATTGCAGAAGAAACATCTGAACTACAAAAGAGATatgaacaacaacaggCATCATTAGTGAAAGAGATAGTATCCATCACGCTGAGCTATACGCCTGTGCTCGAAAAGTTATCTATAGTCATAGCCCAGCTTGACATACTCTGCTCTTTTGCACAAGTATCGTCGTATGCCCCAGTTCCTTATGTTCGTCCAAAGATGCATTCTATGCATGACCCTAACAGAAAAACAGAGCTTATAGCATCGCGTCATCCAATAGTTGAAATGCAAGATGATGTTACCTTTATTTGCAATGATGTGAAACTAGTCCAAGATGAATCCGAGTTCATAATTATTACTGGTCCTAATATGGGTGGTAAATCAACATATATTAGACAAATCGGTGTAATATGCTTGATGGCGCAAATTGGATGCTTTGTTCCATGCGATGAAGCTACAGTTGCCGTAGTGGATGCTATATTATGCCGTGTCGGTGCAGGTGATTCCCAATTAAAAGGTGTATCGACCTTCATGATGGAAATGTTAGAAACTGCGTCCATCTTGAAGAATGCTACCCAAAATTCCTTAGTTATCATCGATGAATTAGGAAGAGGAACAAGCACGTATGATGGTTTCGGTTTGGCATGGTCCATCTCTGAGTACATTGCAACCAGCATTAAATGTTTTGCTTTGTTTGCTACTCACTTCCACGAATTAACGACCCTTGAGGATAAATTAAAGAATGTCTCTAATATGCATGTAGTAGCTCACATCGATGACAATGGAGCTCACAATTCCAATGACATCACTCTACTTTATAAAGTCGAACCTGGTAGTTCAGATCAATCATTCGGTATACATGTAGCCGAAGTTGTTCAATTCCCAAACAAAATTGTAAACATGGCCAAACGCAAAGCCGCTGAACTAGAAGAGCTGAAAAGTAACAGTGATTCTCTCAAGAAGCTCAAACTTACATCAGATCAAATAGTAACTGGAACTGACGCACTCAAAAGGAGTTTAAAGAAATGGTGCGATTACCTAAAGGATAACCAACTGACAGAAAGGTTGAGTGATCCTGCTGTGCAAGAAGAATGCATAGACAAATTAAAGACCCATATTGACGACTTATCCAAGGAGGAAGGTACCAGTCAAACGTTTGTAGATTGGATACGTGAGACATTGCTATGA